A stretch of Schaalia odontolytica DNA encodes these proteins:
- the prfA gene encoding peptide chain release factor 1, whose amino-acid sequence MAATDELGALGPLLQEYEQVEAQMADPQTLADPQLMRRVGRRYAELGRVKAAADRLSSASGDLEAARELAAEDRSFADEIPALEEEEAAAHEALVKILAPRDPEDAMDVILEIKAGEGGEESALFASDLARMYARYAEAHGWSVTEMSATHTELGGFKDITLAIRAKGTPAPDEGVWAHLKYEGGVHRVQRVPVTESQGRIHTSAAGVFVMPEIEDDEEIVIDPNDLRIDVYRSSGPGGQSVNTTDSAVRITHIPSGIVVSMQNEKSQLQNKEAALRVLASRLAAEARAKKEAEASAQRLSQVRTVDRSERIRTYNFPENRIADHRTGFKAHNLDAVLSGALDAVIASLQEADEAERLAAAAQS is encoded by the coding sequence GTGGCCGCGACGGATGAACTCGGTGCCCTGGGCCCCCTGCTGCAGGAATATGAGCAGGTCGAGGCGCAGATGGCGGATCCCCAGACGCTGGCGGACCCGCAGCTGATGCGCCGAGTCGGCCGACGCTACGCCGAGCTTGGCCGCGTGAAGGCCGCTGCCGATAGGCTCTCCTCAGCCTCGGGAGACCTCGAGGCCGCCCGAGAGCTGGCCGCCGAAGATCGTTCCTTCGCCGACGAGATTCCCGCCCTCGAGGAAGAGGAAGCGGCCGCCCACGAGGCGCTCGTGAAGATTCTGGCTCCCCGCGACCCCGAGGATGCGATGGACGTCATCCTTGAGATCAAGGCGGGTGAGGGCGGCGAAGAATCCGCGCTGTTCGCCTCCGATCTGGCGCGCATGTACGCCCGCTACGCGGAGGCGCACGGCTGGAGCGTCACCGAGATGAGTGCGACCCACACGGAGCTCGGCGGTTTCAAGGACATTACGCTCGCGATCCGTGCGAAGGGCACGCCCGCACCCGACGAGGGCGTGTGGGCGCACCTGAAGTACGAGGGCGGGGTGCACCGCGTGCAGCGCGTGCCCGTCACCGAGTCGCAGGGCCGCATTCACACGAGCGCCGCAGGCGTTTTCGTCATGCCGGAGATCGAGGATGACGAGGAGATCGTCATCGACCCGAACGATCTGCGTATCGACGTCTATCGGTCCAGCGGTCCCGGTGGCCAGTCGGTCAACACGACCGACTCCGCCGTGCGCATCACGCACATTCCCTCGGGCATCGTCGTGTCGATGCAGAATGAGAAGTCGCAGCTGCAGAACAAGGAGGCCGCGCTGCGCGTGCTGGCCTCGCGACTGGCCGCCGAGGCGAGGGCGAAGAAGGAAGCCGAGGCCTCGGCCCAGCGTCTGTCCCAGGTGCGCACCGTGGATCGCTCGGAGCGTATCCGCACCTATAACTTCCCGGAGAACCGCATCGCGGATCACCGCACGGGCTTCAAGGCTCACAATCTGGACGCGGTTCTGTCCGGTGCGCTCGATGCAGTGATCGCTTCGCTGCAGGAAGCTGATGAGGCTGAGCGCCTGGCTGCCGCCGCTCAGTCGTGA
- the atpE gene encoding ATP synthase F0 subunit C: protein MGTAAFAYIGYGLATLGPGLGIGLMVGKTQEATARQPEVAGRLFTNMIIGAGMVEALGLIGFVLPLIVK from the coding sequence ATGGGAACCGCAGCATTCGCCTACATCGGCTACGGCCTCGCCACCCTGGGCCCCGGCCTCGGTATTGGCCTCATGGTCGGCAAGACCCAGGAAGCGACCGCCCGTCAGCCCGAGGTTGCCGGTCGTCTCTTCACCAACATGATCATCGGCGCCGGCATGGTCGAGGCCCTCGGCCTCATCGGCTTCGTTCTGCCGCTCATCGTTAAGTGA
- the atpF gene encoding F0F1 ATP synthase subunit B has product MHQIVAASDQEVGGLAVILPPLYEIFWSALVLLIVLLLVGRYALPRIYKTMDERAAKIEEGLGAAEQAKADQATAALKREEIIREAHAEAHTIRERANDEAKAIVAAARHEATSEANRILEASERQILAEKQAAQISLRSEVGLLASELAEKIIGEHLTDTALTSRVVDRFLDELEADSARVEEKR; this is encoded by the coding sequence ATGCACCAGATTGTCGCCGCGTCGGACCAGGAGGTCGGCGGCCTCGCCGTCATCCTGCCGCCGCTGTACGAGATTTTCTGGTCGGCTCTCGTTCTGCTTATCGTCCTGCTCCTCGTCGGACGCTACGCGCTGCCTCGCATCTACAAGACGATGGACGAGCGCGCTGCGAAGATCGAGGAGGGCCTCGGCGCTGCCGAGCAAGCGAAGGCCGATCAGGCTACCGCTGCGCTCAAGCGCGAGGAGATCATCCGCGAGGCTCACGCTGAAGCGCACACCATCCGTGAGCGCGCCAACGACGAAGCGAAGGCCATCGTGGCCGCCGCCCGTCACGAGGCAACCAGCGAGGCCAACCGTATTCTCGAGGCCTCCGAGCGTCAGATCCTCGCCGAGAAGCAGGCCGCGCAGATTTCCCTGCGCTCCGAGGTGGGTCTTCTCGCCTCCGAGCTGGCAGAGAAGATCATCGGTGAGCACCTCACCGACACGGCGCTGACTTCTCGCGTGGTCGATCGCTTCCTTGACGAGCTCGAGGCCGACAGCGCTCGGGTCGAGGAGAAGCGATGA
- a CDS encoding L-threonylcarbamoyladenylate synthase gives MNTMSTETILSAVPSLSEDDLARAQRELRDGHLLVVPTDTVYGIGADAANAEAVAAVLSAKGRGRQMPPPVLVASVDAIDSLCVDVPEAARALARAFWPGGLTLILRARPDLGWDLGETGGTIGVRMPNQTALLRLLHDFGPMAVTSANLTGQPPATSVEQAVGYFGTRVSAYLDGGPTQGSTASSIVDFAHETPRALRLGTISLDDLSAAAGVPIAPVEGAAS, from the coding sequence ATGAACACGATGAGTACAGAGACGATCCTGAGCGCCGTTCCTTCCCTGAGCGAGGACGACCTGGCGCGCGCCCAGCGGGAGCTGCGCGACGGCCATCTCCTCGTCGTACCGACGGACACCGTCTACGGCATTGGCGCGGATGCGGCCAACGCCGAGGCCGTCGCCGCCGTCCTGTCCGCCAAGGGCCGCGGACGGCAGATGCCTCCGCCCGTGCTCGTCGCCTCCGTCGACGCGATCGACTCGCTGTGCGTCGATGTGCCCGAGGCCGCCCGCGCTCTTGCGCGTGCCTTCTGGCCCGGCGGACTCACCCTCATCCTGCGTGCCCGCCCCGACCTCGGGTGGGACCTGGGCGAAACCGGCGGCACCATTGGTGTGCGCATGCCGAACCAGACGGCCCTCCTGCGCCTCCTGCATGACTTCGGACCAATGGCCGTCACCTCCGCGAACCTGACCGGTCAGCCCCCCGCGACCTCGGTTGAACAGGCCGTCGGATACTTCGGAACCCGAGTGTCCGCCTACCTCGACGGTGGTCCCACCCAGGGTTCCACGGCCTCGTCGATCGTTGACTTCGCGCACGAGACGCCCCGCGCGCTCCGCCTGGGGACCATCTCCCTGGATGACCTCAGTGCAGCCGCTGGCGTGCCCATCGCCCCCGTCGAAGGGGCCGCTTCGTGA
- a CDS encoding MraY family glycosyltransferase has translation MKVYLLLGAIAMALTILLTPAVRWACLQFNILPPLRGRDLQKKPIPRLGGVAMTIALIVTMLLASRIPYMAPLFTTTVPWAVMAGAGAMCILGIVDDIIELDWMAKLGGQVLIAGGMAFGGVQLASFPIFGLTLGSSRLWLFVSVFFIVGIMNAVNFIDGLDGLASGMIAIGAGSFFVYSYIITRLMGAASYATTASLIVIALLGVCAGFLWFNFHPSSIMMGGGAETMGLVLAAAGIIVTGKIDPSLLGRQQMIVSALPLILPLSVIFMPVLDLVVTSIRRMSRGKSPFVADRSHFHDRLLVAGHSHRGVVAILWMWTAIVCVPAVGLLVFEWWSVTLVAVTAAAIGVAVTTREFPKEETTPEEVSA, from the coding sequence GTGAAGGTCTACCTGCTGCTGGGGGCCATCGCGATGGCCCTGACGATCCTGCTGACCCCGGCCGTGCGCTGGGCGTGCCTGCAGTTCAATATCTTGCCGCCCCTGCGCGGACGGGACCTGCAAAAGAAACCCATCCCGCGCCTGGGCGGCGTCGCGATGACCATCGCACTGATCGTCACGATGCTGCTTGCCTCCCGGATCCCCTACATGGCGCCGCTCTTTACGACGACGGTCCCGTGGGCCGTCATGGCCGGCGCCGGCGCCATGTGCATCCTCGGCATCGTCGATGACATCATCGAACTCGACTGGATGGCCAAGCTCGGTGGGCAGGTCCTCATCGCGGGCGGCATGGCTTTCGGCGGCGTGCAGCTGGCCTCGTTCCCGATTTTCGGCCTGACGCTCGGATCCTCCCGACTGTGGCTCTTCGTCTCCGTCTTCTTCATCGTCGGCATCATGAACGCCGTCAACTTCATCGACGGACTCGACGGTCTGGCATCCGGCATGATCGCGATCGGCGCAGGGTCCTTCTTCGTCTACTCCTACATCATCACCCGGCTCATGGGCGCGGCCTCCTACGCGACGACCGCCAGCCTCATCGTGATCGCGCTGCTCGGGGTGTGCGCCGGCTTCCTCTGGTTCAACTTCCACCCCTCCTCGATCATGATGGGCGGGGGAGCGGAGACCATGGGACTCGTCCTGGCCGCCGCCGGCATCATCGTCACCGGCAAGATCGATCCGTCGCTGCTCGGTCGGCAGCAGATGATCGTGTCCGCGCTGCCGCTCATCCTCCCGCTGTCGGTCATCTTTATGCCCGTCCTCGACCTGGTCGTCACCTCGATTCGCCGCATGAGCCGAGGGAAGAGCCCCTTCGTTGCCGACCGCTCCCACTTCCACGACCGTCTCCTCGTTGCCGGGCACTCTCACCGCGGGGTCGTTGCGATCCTGTGGATGTGGACCGCCATTGTCTGCGTCCCCGCCGTCGGGCTCCTCGTCTTCGAGTGGTGGAGCGTCACTCTCGTCGCAGTCACCGCTGCGGCTATCGGCGTGGCCGTCACGACCCGAGAATTCCCCAAGGAAGAGACCACTCCCGAGGAGGTTTCCGCATGA
- a CDS encoding F0F1 ATP synthase subunit delta, whose protein sequence is MTQMRTIESVPFAKELAAALATPGTDPMRVAEDFFGLADLFKENTRLARAATDPARSVADKQGLASSAFASHVTAATLSVVNAVVADHWRHPADVADTLEVLGILGVLNAAGAQGALEQVREELFQVRYFLAHHREVRVRLSDKSKGDAHERGDVASKLFGKHVSTWTMRLVRRAVGRSNHGRLLHNLRRYAQWAATMQDRLFVTVATATPMSETQVERLRSILSKRYGTDVDLAISIDPEVVGGFRLRAGMTAIDASLASRISAARDAIAS, encoded by the coding sequence ATGACACAGATGCGCACGATCGAGTCCGTCCCCTTTGCGAAGGAGCTGGCGGCGGCCCTGGCCACACCCGGCACCGACCCAATGCGGGTTGCCGAGGATTTTTTCGGCCTGGCTGACCTGTTCAAGGAGAACACTCGTCTCGCGCGTGCAGCGACCGACCCGGCGCGGTCGGTCGCAGATAAGCAGGGGCTCGCCTCCAGCGCGTTCGCTTCGCACGTGACGGCTGCGACGCTGTCCGTCGTGAATGCGGTCGTCGCCGACCACTGGCGTCATCCGGCGGATGTGGCGGACACGCTCGAAGTGCTCGGCATCCTCGGCGTGCTCAATGCCGCCGGTGCCCAGGGAGCTCTCGAGCAGGTCCGTGAGGAGCTGTTCCAGGTGCGCTACTTCCTGGCACACCACCGCGAGGTCCGCGTGCGCCTGTCGGATAAATCCAAGGGCGACGCACACGAGCGCGGCGATGTCGCGTCGAAGCTTTTCGGCAAGCACGTCAGCACCTGGACGATGCGTCTCGTGCGTCGGGCGGTCGGACGCTCGAACCACGGTCGTCTGCTGCACAACCTGCGTCGCTACGCCCAGTGGGCAGCGACTATGCAGGACCGTCTCTTCGTTACCGTCGCCACGGCGACCCCGATGAGTGAGACTCAGGTTGAGCGCCTTCGTTCCATCCTCTCGAAGCGCTACGGCACGGACGTTGACCTGGCGATCTCGATTGATCCCGAGGTCGTGGGCGGATTCCGCCTGCGCGCGGGCATGACCGCGATCGACGCCTCGTTGGCCAGCCGCATCAGTGCAGCGCGCGACGCGATCGCCAGCTAG
- a CDS encoding N5-glutamine methyltransferase family protein has product MGTWSVTDARSWARERLTKAGIDSVDADVRELLEWACDASSQWDLPAELNEDQAEKLRSAVGERALRIPLQHVTSRMFFRGLTLAARPGVFVVRPETEVLAGLAIDEAMAVVARHGEARVVDLCAGSGAIGLAVAVETTCTEVWAVEKEAEPFALACQNRDAVGVPCLHLERGDATDSATLAHLDGMVDVVVTNPPYVPADEMPTQPEASADPHVALYGGSPDGTEIPARIARRALTLLRPGGVLLMEHSPSQEEAMVAIAAQLGMTDIATLPDLAGRRRFLSARAPESTKPTASVTQ; this is encoded by the coding sequence ATGGGGACGTGGTCTGTGACGGATGCGCGTTCGTGGGCGCGCGAACGCCTGACGAAGGCCGGCATCGACTCGGTCGATGCGGACGTGCGTGAGCTGCTCGAGTGGGCGTGTGACGCCTCGTCCCAGTGGGACCTGCCGGCGGAGCTGAACGAGGACCAGGCCGAGAAACTGCGCTCGGCGGTGGGGGAGAGGGCTCTGCGCATTCCCCTTCAGCACGTCACGAGTCGCATGTTCTTCCGTGGCTTGACCCTTGCCGCCCGCCCCGGCGTGTTCGTCGTGCGCCCGGAGACCGAGGTTCTTGCCGGCCTCGCGATTGACGAGGCCATGGCGGTCGTCGCCCGCCACGGTGAGGCTCGCGTCGTCGACCTGTGCGCCGGCTCCGGCGCGATCGGGCTGGCGGTCGCCGTTGAGACCACCTGCACGGAGGTCTGGGCAGTCGAAAAGGAAGCCGAGCCCTTCGCCCTGGCCTGTCAGAACCGTGACGCTGTGGGGGTTCCCTGCCTGCACTTGGAGCGAGGCGACGCGACGGATTCGGCGACGCTTGCGCACCTGGACGGCATGGTTGACGTCGTCGTCACCAACCCGCCCTACGTTCCCGCCGATGAGATGCCCACTCAGCCCGAGGCCAGCGCTGATCCGCACGTCGCCCTGTACGGGGGAAGCCCGGATGGAACCGAGATCCCCGCGCGCATCGCGCGTCGCGCGCTCACCCTCCTGCGTCCCGGCGGTGTCCTGCTGATGGAACACTCGCCCTCGCAGGAAGAAGCCATGGTGGCGATCGCCGCGCAGCTCGGAATGACGGACATCGCAACCCTGCCCGACCTGGCTGGCAGGCGACGTTTCCTGAGCGCCCGCGCGCCCGAATCGACGAAGCCCACGGCATCCGTGACACAATGA
- the atpB gene encoding F0F1 ATP synthase subunit A, whose amino-acid sequence MKEAHSVSDHAPARRTASKPRWYWVSLAVLLIVIALTAYPAFTQHPHQPALEDFFPTVIFGEGTFFEFNRLTLARVIMGVLVSLILVAVARKPQLVPTRGQMAVEAIAGYIRDNVALDMLGPKTGRKFSGFIGFLFFGVLSMNIAGIIPGINIAASSVVAVPMVFALITYVTFIGAGISKQGVGGFFSSQLFPPGLPVPMYLLITPIEFLSNFIVRPVTLTLRLLCNMISGHLLLGMTYFGTAILLHELSVLSAASALTGAAMFVMTGFEVFVAFLQAYIFTILSTVYIKLSVEHH is encoded by the coding sequence ATGAAGGAGGCACATTCAGTGTCCGATCACGCGCCTGCTCGCCGCACCGCGTCCAAGCCGCGTTGGTATTGGGTGAGCCTCGCGGTCCTTCTCATCGTCATCGCACTCACCGCGTACCCTGCGTTCACGCAGCACCCCCACCAGCCGGCCCTCGAGGACTTTTTCCCGACCGTGATTTTTGGTGAGGGAACGTTCTTTGAGTTCAACCGACTGACTCTCGCCCGCGTCATCATGGGCGTACTCGTCTCGCTCATCCTCGTCGCAGTCGCGCGCAAGCCTCAGCTGGTGCCGACCCGCGGCCAGATGGCCGTCGAGGCGATCGCCGGCTACATTCGCGACAATGTTGCCCTCGACATGCTTGGCCCCAAGACCGGCCGCAAGTTCTCCGGCTTCATTGGCTTCCTGTTCTTCGGCGTCCTGTCCATGAACATTGCGGGCATCATTCCCGGCATCAACATCGCAGCCTCGTCGGTTGTCGCCGTGCCGATGGTCTTCGCTCTCATCACGTACGTGACCTTCATCGGTGCGGGTATCTCCAAGCAGGGCGTCGGCGGTTTCTTTTCCTCGCAGCTTTTCCCGCCGGGACTGCCCGTCCCCATGTACCTGCTGATCACGCCCATCGAGTTCCTCTCGAACTTTATCGTTCGCCCCGTCACGCTGACCCTGCGTCTTCTGTGCAACATGATCTCGGGCCACCTCCTGCTGGGTATGACCTACTTTGGAACGGCGATTCTGCTCCACGAACTCTCCGTCCTGTCCGCCGCGTCCGCGCTGACCGGTGCCGCCATGTTTGTCATGACGGGCTTCGAGGTCTTCGTGGCCTTCCTGCAGGCGTACATTTTCACGATCCTGTCGACCGTCTACATCAAGCTTTCCGTCGAACATCACTGA